In Xyrauchen texanus isolate HMW12.3.18 chromosome 13, RBS_HiC_50CHRs, whole genome shotgun sequence, a single genomic region encodes these proteins:
- the LOC127654216 gene encoding serine/threonine-protein kinase tousled-like 1-B isoform X2, with product MSVQSNSNSSGSLDGAPSCPQLATGSPTPGAVSLLDISAPPRQKEGMDELHSLDPRRQELLEARFIGAVSGNTGGSTGSASCGAKGLNNNECSSHSFGSLGSSSDKESETPEKKHSESSRGRKRKVDNQSESSQGKSSGRGPKISDYFDFQGGNGSSPVRGLPPVLRSPQNSHSAPGSIVRQNSSSPTGLCFTDHTMNPKPLSSRIVQTDLTLLKLAALESNKNLDLEKKEGRIDDLLRANCDLRRQIDEQQKLLERFKERLNKCTTMSKKLLIEKSTQEKQACREKSMQDRLRLGHFTTVRHGASYSEQWTDGYAFQNLVKQQEWVNQQKEEIERQRKLLAKRKPPSTPTSQSPSPNESKQRKTKAVNGADNDPFLKPSLPSLLTVAEYHEQEEIFKLRLGHLKKEEAEIQAELERLERVRNLHIRELKRINNEDSSQFKDHPTLNERYLLLHLLGRGGFSEVYKAFDLFEQRYAAVKIHQLNKNWREEKKENYHKHACREYRIHKQLDHPRIVKLYDYFSLDTDTFCTVLEFCEGNDLDFYLKQHKLMSEKEARSIVMQIVNALRYLNEIKPPIIHYDLKPGNILLVDGTACGEIKITDFGLSKIMDDDSYGVDGMDLTSQGAGTYWYLPPECFVVGKEPPKISNKVDVWSVGVIFFQCLYGRKPFGHNQSQQDILQENTILKATEVQFPVKPVASNEAKAFIRRCLAYRKEDRFDVHQLGSDSYLLPHMRRSNSSGNLQGTPASPASSGIISY from the exons GTATGGATGAACTCCATTCTCTGGATCCACGCAGGCAGGAGCTTTTGGAAGCGCGTTTCATTGGTGCAGTTAGTGGAAATACAGGAGGAAGCACTGGGAGTGCCAGCTGCGGAGCTAAA ggtttaaataataatgaatgttcCAGTCACAGTTTTGGCAGTCTGGGGTCATCCAGCGATAAGGAATCAGAG ACTCCAGAAAAGAAACACTCCGAGTCATCCAGGGGAAGGAAGAGGAAAGTTGATAACCAATCAGAGAGCAGTCAAG GAAAGTCTTCCGGTCGAGGGCCCAAGATCAGCGATTATTTTGAT TTCCAAGGTGGAAACGGATCAAGTCCAGTCAGGGGTCTTCCTCCTGTCCTGCGCTCGCCACAGAACTCTCACTCTGCACCCGGGTCCATT GTGAGACAGAACAGCTCTTCACCCACCGGCCTGTGTTTCACAGATCACACAATGAACCCAAAACCGCTGAGCAGCAGAATTGTACAG ACGGATCTGACACTGTTGAAGCTGGCTGCACTTGAAAGCAATAAGAATCTTGACCTTGAGAAGAAAGAGGGTAGAATAGACGATCTGCTCAGG GCAAACTGTGACCTCCGTAGACAAATAGATGAACAGCAGAAACTGTTGGAACGTTTCAAAGAGCGGCTGAACAAATGCACTACCATGAGTAAAAAACTGCTCATTGAGAAG AGCACTCAAGAGAAGCAGGCGTGCCGTGAGAAGAGCATGCAGGACCGACTGCGTCTGGGACACTTTACGACAGTCCGGCACGGAGCGTCATACTCTGAGCAGTGGACAGACGGATATGCCTTCCAGAACCTGGTCAA GCAGCAGGAGTGGGTTAACCAGCAAAAGGAAGAAATCGAGAGGCAGCGGAAACTTCTAGCAAAACGCAAACCTCCCAGCACGCCCACCTCTCAGAGCCCCAGCCCCAACGAGTCCAAACAGAGAAAGACCAAAGCCGTCAACGGAGCTGACAATGACCCCTTCCTCAAACCGAGTCTACCTTCACT GTTGACTGTGGCAGAGTATCATGAGCAGGAAGAAATCTTCAAACTGAGACTGGGGCATCTCAAAAAG GAGGAGGCTGAGATCCAAGCAGAGCTGGAACGGTTGGAGCGCGTGAGAAATCTGCACATTCGAGAACTCAAAAGAATCAACAATGAGGACAGCTCTCA GTTCAAAGACCATCCAACTCTAAATGAAAGATATCTCCTGTTACACTTGCTGGGACGAGGGGGTTTCAGTGAAGTTTATAAg GCATTTGATCTGTTTGAGCAGCGATATGCTGCTGTGAAAATCCACCAGCTCAACAAGAACTggagagaagagaagaaagaaaactaTCACAA ACACGCCTGTAGAGAATATAGAATCCACAAGCAACTGGACCATCCCAGAATAGTCAAACTCTACGACTACTTTTCCCTGGACACTGACAC ATTCTGTACTGTTCTGGAGTTCTGTGAGGGAAATGATCTGGATTTCTATCTCAAACAACACAAGCTGATGTCTGAGAAAGAGGCTCGCTCCATCGTCATGCAGATAGTGAACGCCCTCCGATACCTTAATGAAATTAAACCACCCATCATTCACTACGACCTGAAACCAG GTAACATCCTGCTGGTGGATGGAACAGCGTGCGGTGAGATAAAGATCACAGACTTTGGTCTGTCTAAAATAATGGATGATGACAGTTATGGAGTGGACGGAATGGATCTGACCTCACAGGGAGCCGGAACGTACTG GTATTTGCCACCAGAGTGTTTTGTCGTCGGTAAAGAGCCTCCAAAGATCTCTAATAAAGTAGACGTTTGGTCCGTGGGTGTCATTTTTTTCCAGTGCCTGTATGGGCGAAAG CCGTTTGGTCATAATCAGTCCCAGCAAGACATTCTTCAGGAGAACACCATCCTGAAAGCCACTGAGGTGCAGTTTCCAGTTAAACCTGTGGCAAGCAATGAGGCAAAG GCGTTCATCCGCCGCTGTCTGGCTTACAGAAAGGAGGATCGCTTTGACGTCCACCAACTGGGCAGTGACTCGTACCTCCTTCCCCACATGCGGCGATCCAATTCATCTGGAAACTTGCAGGGCACGCCCGCCAGCCCTGCATCTTCAGGAATCATCTCCTACTGA
- the LOC127654216 gene encoding serine/threonine-protein kinase tousled-like 1-B isoform X1, with product MSVQSNSNSSGSLDGAPSCPQLATGSPTPGAVSLLDISAPPRQKEGMDELHSLDPRRQELLEARFIGAVSGNTGGSTGSASCGAKGLNNNECSSHSFGSLGSSSDKESENTDIKKGGSPAYSTPEKKHSESSRGRKRKVDNQSESSQGKSSGRGPKISDYFDFQGGNGSSPVRGLPPVLRSPQNSHSAPGSIVRQNSSSPTGLCFTDHTMNPKPLSSRIVQTDLTLLKLAALESNKNLDLEKKEGRIDDLLRANCDLRRQIDEQQKLLERFKERLNKCTTMSKKLLIEKSTQEKQACREKSMQDRLRLGHFTTVRHGASYSEQWTDGYAFQNLVKQQEWVNQQKEEIERQRKLLAKRKPPSTPTSQSPSPNESKQRKTKAVNGADNDPFLKPSLPSLLTVAEYHEQEEIFKLRLGHLKKEEAEIQAELERLERVRNLHIRELKRINNEDSSQFKDHPTLNERYLLLHLLGRGGFSEVYKAFDLFEQRYAAVKIHQLNKNWREEKKENYHKHACREYRIHKQLDHPRIVKLYDYFSLDTDTFCTVLEFCEGNDLDFYLKQHKLMSEKEARSIVMQIVNALRYLNEIKPPIIHYDLKPGNILLVDGTACGEIKITDFGLSKIMDDDSYGVDGMDLTSQGAGTYWYLPPECFVVGKEPPKISNKVDVWSVGVIFFQCLYGRKPFGHNQSQQDILQENTILKATEVQFPVKPVASNEAKAFIRRCLAYRKEDRFDVHQLGSDSYLLPHMRRSNSSGNLQGTPASPASSGIISY from the exons GTATGGATGAACTCCATTCTCTGGATCCACGCAGGCAGGAGCTTTTGGAAGCGCGTTTCATTGGTGCAGTTAGTGGAAATACAGGAGGAAGCACTGGGAGTGCCAGCTGCGGAGCTAAA ggtttaaataataatgaatgttcCAGTCACAGTTTTGGCAGTCTGGGGTCATCCAGCGATAAGGAATCAGAG AACACTGACATAAAGAAGGGAGGATCACCTGCATATTCA ACTCCAGAAAAGAAACACTCCGAGTCATCCAGGGGAAGGAAGAGGAAAGTTGATAACCAATCAGAGAGCAGTCAAG GAAAGTCTTCCGGTCGAGGGCCCAAGATCAGCGATTATTTTGAT TTCCAAGGTGGAAACGGATCAAGTCCAGTCAGGGGTCTTCCTCCTGTCCTGCGCTCGCCACAGAACTCTCACTCTGCACCCGGGTCCATT GTGAGACAGAACAGCTCTTCACCCACCGGCCTGTGTTTCACAGATCACACAATGAACCCAAAACCGCTGAGCAGCAGAATTGTACAG ACGGATCTGACACTGTTGAAGCTGGCTGCACTTGAAAGCAATAAGAATCTTGACCTTGAGAAGAAAGAGGGTAGAATAGACGATCTGCTCAGG GCAAACTGTGACCTCCGTAGACAAATAGATGAACAGCAGAAACTGTTGGAACGTTTCAAAGAGCGGCTGAACAAATGCACTACCATGAGTAAAAAACTGCTCATTGAGAAG AGCACTCAAGAGAAGCAGGCGTGCCGTGAGAAGAGCATGCAGGACCGACTGCGTCTGGGACACTTTACGACAGTCCGGCACGGAGCGTCATACTCTGAGCAGTGGACAGACGGATATGCCTTCCAGAACCTGGTCAA GCAGCAGGAGTGGGTTAACCAGCAAAAGGAAGAAATCGAGAGGCAGCGGAAACTTCTAGCAAAACGCAAACCTCCCAGCACGCCCACCTCTCAGAGCCCCAGCCCCAACGAGTCCAAACAGAGAAAGACCAAAGCCGTCAACGGAGCTGACAATGACCCCTTCCTCAAACCGAGTCTACCTTCACT GTTGACTGTGGCAGAGTATCATGAGCAGGAAGAAATCTTCAAACTGAGACTGGGGCATCTCAAAAAG GAGGAGGCTGAGATCCAAGCAGAGCTGGAACGGTTGGAGCGCGTGAGAAATCTGCACATTCGAGAACTCAAAAGAATCAACAATGAGGACAGCTCTCA GTTCAAAGACCATCCAACTCTAAATGAAAGATATCTCCTGTTACACTTGCTGGGACGAGGGGGTTTCAGTGAAGTTTATAAg GCATTTGATCTGTTTGAGCAGCGATATGCTGCTGTGAAAATCCACCAGCTCAACAAGAACTggagagaagagaagaaagaaaactaTCACAA ACACGCCTGTAGAGAATATAGAATCCACAAGCAACTGGACCATCCCAGAATAGTCAAACTCTACGACTACTTTTCCCTGGACACTGACAC ATTCTGTACTGTTCTGGAGTTCTGTGAGGGAAATGATCTGGATTTCTATCTCAAACAACACAAGCTGATGTCTGAGAAAGAGGCTCGCTCCATCGTCATGCAGATAGTGAACGCCCTCCGATACCTTAATGAAATTAAACCACCCATCATTCACTACGACCTGAAACCAG GTAACATCCTGCTGGTGGATGGAACAGCGTGCGGTGAGATAAAGATCACAGACTTTGGTCTGTCTAAAATAATGGATGATGACAGTTATGGAGTGGACGGAATGGATCTGACCTCACAGGGAGCCGGAACGTACTG GTATTTGCCACCAGAGTGTTTTGTCGTCGGTAAAGAGCCTCCAAAGATCTCTAATAAAGTAGACGTTTGGTCCGTGGGTGTCATTTTTTTCCAGTGCCTGTATGGGCGAAAG CCGTTTGGTCATAATCAGTCCCAGCAAGACATTCTTCAGGAGAACACCATCCTGAAAGCCACTGAGGTGCAGTTTCCAGTTAAACCTGTGGCAAGCAATGAGGCAAAG GCGTTCATCCGCCGCTGTCTGGCTTACAGAAAGGAGGATCGCTTTGACGTCCACCAACTGGGCAGTGACTCGTACCTCCTTCCCCACATGCGGCGATCCAATTCATCTGGAAACTTGCAGGGCACGCCCGCCAGCCCTGCATCTTCAGGAATCATCTCCTACTGA